A region of Desulfolithobacter dissulfuricans DNA encodes the following proteins:
- a CDS encoding FAD-dependent thymidylate synthase, with the protein MKVIPPSFEVLDHLDRESLAVRIEFCGRICYKSEDRIDRDSAIPFVSKMAEHGHNSVLEMGVVTLDVQCSDQEQVVELFLTQPRYLQIDRDDTRLLVTGSVRAFREMLMFHPDCRVVRAMTAYLAKRHPYFFSTIIPEDGLEAVPGITVAKVELEKVDQLEPERLARHRHIAVKFIVNRAVTHEIVRHRPCSFLQESQRYCRYGDAKFGNEVTFIAPMFYEVGTTEYSLWEKGMLETEQLYLKLLETSTPQAARTVLPNSCKTELIVYANLQEWRHIFKLRTSKAAEPSMREVMIPLAEDFQHRFPAVFAPRG; encoded by the coding sequence ATGAAAGTTATCCCTCCCTCCTTTGAGGTCCTTGATCATCTGGACCGGGAAAGCCTGGCCGTACGCATCGAATTCTGCGGCCGGATCTGCTACAAGAGCGAAGACAGGATCGACCGGGACTCGGCCATTCCCTTTGTCTCGAAAATGGCCGAACATGGCCACAATTCGGTCCTGGAAATGGGGGTGGTCACCCTGGATGTACAGTGCTCCGACCAGGAACAGGTGGTGGAACTCTTTCTGACCCAGCCGCGGTACCTGCAGATCGACCGAGACGATACCCGGCTGCTGGTCACCGGCAGCGTCCGGGCCTTCCGGGAGATGCTCATGTTCCACCCCGACTGCAGGGTGGTCCGGGCCATGACCGCTTATCTTGCTAAACGGCATCCCTATTTTTTCAGCACCATTATCCCGGAAGACGGCCTGGAGGCAGTGCCGGGGATCACGGTGGCCAAGGTGGAACTGGAGAAGGTGGATCAGCTGGAGCCCGAGCGACTGGCCCGCCACCGGCACATCGCGGTCAAGTTCATCGTCAACCGGGCCGTGACCCATGAAATCGTCCGCCACCGGCCCTGCTCCTTTCTCCAGGAATCCCAGCGCTACTGCCGCTACGGGGACGCCAAGTTCGGCAACGAGGTGACCTTCATCGCCCCCATGTTCTATGAAGTCGGTACCACGGAATACAGCCTCTGGGAAAAGGGTATGCTGGAGACGGAACAACTCTATCTCAAGCTGCTGGAGACCTCCACCCCGCAGGCGGCCCGGACGGTGCTGCCCAATTCCTGCAAAACCGAGCTCATTGTCTATGCCAATCTTCAGGAGTGGCGCCACATTTTCAAACTACGGACAAGCAAGGCGGCCGAGCCCTCCATGCGCGAAGTCATGATCCCGCTGGCCGAGGATTTCCAGCATCGTTTTCCGGCGGTTTTTGCTCCCCGGGGCTAA
- the nifU gene encoding Fe-S cluster assembly protein NifU, giving the protein MWEYTDKVQEHFMNPRNVGEIEDANGVGEVGSLACGDALKLTIKVDDDGRIVDAKFKTFGCASAIASSSALTEMIKGMTVEEAEKITNEDIAEFLGGLPKEKMHCSVMGREALEAAIANYRGVLLPMAEGEVVCECFGVTDIEIRRAIQESNLRSVEEITNFTKAGGGCGKCEDRLREILEETVKDLAPTEARPKKEKKMTTLQKIKKIEQVLEREIRPTLRKDGGDIELVDVDGDFVTVSLRGACAGCQSSRTTLKEYVEKKLREQVVDTLIVEEEK; this is encoded by the coding sequence ATGTGGGAATACACAGATAAAGTACAGGAACATTTCATGAATCCCCGGAATGTCGGGGAAATAGAAGATGCGAACGGTGTCGGCGAGGTGGGCTCCCTGGCCTGTGGCGATGCCCTGAAACTGACCATCAAGGTGGATGACGATGGCCGGATCGTCGATGCAAAATTCAAGACCTTTGGCTGCGCTTCAGCCATTGCCTCCTCGTCGGCCCTGACCGAGATGATCAAGGGCATGACCGTGGAAGAGGCGGAAAAGATCACCAACGAAGATATCGCCGAGTTTTTAGGCGGCCTGCCCAAGGAAAAGATGCACTGCTCGGTCATGGGCCGGGAAGCGCTGGAGGCGGCCATTGCCAACTATCGCGGTGTCCTGCTGCCCATGGCCGAGGGCGAGGTGGTCTGCGAATGTTTCGGGGTCACGGATATTGAAATACGTAGGGCCATCCAGGAGTCGAACCTGCGCAGCGTGGAGGAGATCACCAACTTCACCAAGGCCGGCGGAGGCTGTGGCAAATGCGAGGACCGGCTGCGGGAAATCCTCGAGGAGACGGTCAAGGACCTGGCCCCCACCGAGGCCAGGCCCAAAAAAGAAAAGAAGATGACCACGCTGCAGAAGATCAAGAAGATCGAACAGGTGCTGGAACGGGAAATCAGGCCCACCCTGCGCAAGGATGGCGGTGACATCGAGCTGGTGGACGTGGATGGCGATTTTGTCACGGTCTCGCTGCGAGGCGCCTGTGCCGGCTGCCAGTCTTCCCGGACCACCCTGAAGGAATATGTCGAGAAAAAACTGCGTGAACAGGTCGTGGATACCCTGATCGTCGAGGAGGAGAAATAA
- a CDS encoding delta-60 repeat domain-containing protein, which yields MLRGHFFCLCLLIVLLVLTVLPTWAGPGFRLDSSFGADGRIAVQLGMHGARAHAVVVQPDGKILLGGFSANATRRDFALVRFNPDGTLDLEFNRDGMVLLPVASGGAIQALALQADGSIVAGGYAENGLDRDFALIRLRSDGSLDRRFGNQGLEITPVGNGDDEIGALAVDQEGAVLVAGTVSGTAGDVVALARYRPDGRLDPGFGARGMILAGVGQEALAQDLLVREDGRLLVVGSYRDGSQTGVLLAGFLPGGQPDPDFGDQGLVMFARHGEIFEGYGAALLGDGSILVAGSTGSPGKRDAALFHFLVDGRPDPSFGRDGVHVIQASGDDDVLYDLAVDGDRLAASGWLAAGSGRDFLLLTSTLEELVSIPPKKTAQQGKKNRSWLRIRELVVQKSLPPAFVPAAPEEGTLFQIATTSFGDGEDISYGVAMQLDGKLVVVGGMGTGQNAEFALARYEQPPTSLKLADRDEAMAAGPQNQTSEGGKEPAQDSTSMDSCFIATAAYGSLWHPYVTILRTFRDRYLLPHAPGRWLVQTYYHHSPALARLIAGNSVLRQLTCVLLLPLVGFAWLLIHLGIPAFAVSLLLLITWLIRSSFRRQAV from the coding sequence ATGCTCCGTGGCCACTTTTTTTGCCTCTGTCTACTGATAGTGCTGCTGGTCCTCACCGTTCTTCCGACTTGGGCCGGACCAGGCTTTCGGCTCGATTCCAGCTTCGGAGCCGACGGGCGAATCGCGGTCCAACTGGGGATGCACGGCGCCAGGGCCCATGCGGTGGTGGTCCAGCCGGATGGAAAAATCCTGCTCGGTGGCTTTTCCGCCAACGCCACCCGGCGCGATTTCGCCCTGGTCCGGTTCAATCCGGACGGGACCCTTGATCTGGAATTTAACCGCGACGGCATGGTGCTCCTGCCGGTGGCCAGCGGCGGTGCGATCCAGGCCCTTGCCCTGCAGGCCGATGGCAGCATCGTTGCAGGTGGTTATGCGGAAAACGGCCTGGACCGGGATTTCGCCCTTATCCGTTTGCGGTCAGATGGCAGCCTGGATCGCCGGTTCGGAAACCAGGGGTTGGAGATCACCCCGGTGGGCAATGGCGACGACGAAATCGGCGCCCTGGCCGTGGACCAGGAGGGCGCTGTGTTGGTGGCCGGGACAGTTTCCGGAACCGCAGGTGACGTGGTGGCGCTGGCACGGTATCGCCCTGACGGTCGGCTCGACCCGGGATTCGGTGCCCGGGGCATGATCCTCGCGGGTGTGGGGCAGGAGGCCCTGGCCCAGGACCTGCTGGTCCGGGAGGATGGTCGTCTGCTGGTGGTGGGTTCGTACCGGGACGGGAGTCAGACCGGCGTTCTGCTGGCAGGTTTTCTCCCTGGTGGTCAGCCAGATCCCGATTTCGGCGATCAGGGGCTGGTCATGTTTGCCCGCCATGGGGAGATTTTCGAAGGGTACGGGGCGGCCCTGCTCGGGGACGGTTCCATCCTGGTAGCCGGTTCCACGGGCAGCCCTGGAAAGCGCGATGCGGCCCTGTTCCATTTCCTCGTTGACGGCCGGCCCGATCCGTCGTTTGGCAGGGACGGGGTCCATGTCATCCAGGCCTCTGGTGACGACGATGTGCTCTACGACCTGGCAGTGGACGGTGACAGGCTTGCCGCCAGTGGCTGGCTGGCCGCCGGATCCGGACGGGATTTTCTTCTGCTTACTTCCACGCTGGAAGAACTTGTTTCCATACCGCCGAAAAAGACCGCTCAACAGGGCAAAAAAAACCGTTCATGGCTCCGGATACGCGAACTGGTGGTGCAGAAATCTCTTCCCCCTGCCTTTGTTCCCGCCGCTCCCGAGGAGGGCACACTGTTTCAGATCGCGACTACCTCTTTCGGGGACGGCGAGGATATCAGTTATGGTGTGGCCATGCAGCTGGACGGCAAACTGGTTGTTGTCGGCGGTATGGGAACAGGTCAGAACGCGGAATTTGCCCTGGCCCGCTACGAGCAACCGCCCACATCCCTGAAACTTGCGGATCGGGATGAGGCCATGGCCGCAGGGCCGCAAAACCAGACCTCGGAAGGAGGCAAAGAACCAGCCCAGGATTCCACCTCCATGGATTCCTGTTTCATCGCCACCGCTGCCTACGGTTCCCTGTGGCATCCGTACGTGACGATCCTGCGCACCTTTCGCGACAGGTACCTGCTGCCCCATGCCCCGGGACGCTGGCTGGTTCAGACCTACTACCACCATTCTCCCGCCCTGGCCCGGCTGATTGCCGGCAATTCCGTCCTGCGCCAGCTCACCTGCGTCCTGCTCCTCC
- a CDS encoding phosphoglucomutase, giving the protein MDILQTIDRIIATHVKPEHRESDYFGAIRELVAGRNRAEDTEERARWQAAIDRVYEFLRDEILTSRDRPRNPVTFGTSGWRGILGKDLNIRSVAFVTAAILELYREAEKNVALREALGVADFTEMQERGCVVGFDNRFGGELLALAAMNVLAANNIRILYAGEATTGILSASVLERRAAFSINLTPSHNPLEYGGFKYNGADAGPAAPILTNRITEQARRIIETGKSEFIPDDLDLQRPLDQLPGVVREDALASWQNLVRRNRDRHGLDYEAILHTFAENQEVAVVVDPVHGAARNYIRPLLGNPDTSVPKADDRLTVLRDTPDVTFGGIAPEPSSENMQPTMELLGRRTEPFKVGAVIDPDGDRIRFTDGEIEISMNQFGAMAYHFLHEIKGKQGMVAKTVATSNLANALAKSFGEEVFEPRVGFKEFKPVIGRALVFFEESDGISIIGHTPEKDAFIGLLLALDMVQTRKQSLGAYLREIEARFGSYFPARDGVAVTLQGEELTRALDQLKKYDVGTTIRVGEEEKRIREVITIDGRKMIFEDNAWIMIRPSGTEPKVRFYVEARNRAETPLLVEAAKSMLAEIGLLS; this is encoded by the coding sequence ATGGATATTTTGCAGACAATTGACCGGATCATTGCCACCCATGTCAAACCGGAGCACCGCGAAAGCGACTATTTTGGCGCCATCAGGGAGCTGGTGGCCGGACGCAACCGGGCAGAGGATACGGAGGAACGGGCCCGGTGGCAGGCAGCCATCGATCGCGTCTACGAGTTCCTGCGCGATGAGATCCTGACCAGCAGGGACAGACCACGCAACCCGGTCACCTTCGGCACCTCAGGCTGGCGGGGCATCCTGGGCAAGGACCTCAACATCCGTTCGGTGGCCTTTGTCACTGCCGCCATTCTGGAATTGTACCGGGAGGCTGAAAAAAACGTTGCCCTGCGCGAGGCCCTCGGGGTGGCTGACTTTACCGAGATGCAGGAGCGGGGCTGCGTGGTGGGGTTCGACAACCGGTTTGGCGGCGAACTGCTGGCCCTGGCGGCCATGAACGTACTGGCGGCCAACAACATCCGGATTCTGTATGCCGGCGAGGCCACCACCGGCATCCTTTCCGCCTCGGTCCTTGAGCGCCGGGCTGCCTTTTCCATCAACCTGACTCCGAGCCACAACCCCCTGGAGTATGGCGGTTTCAAGTACAACGGAGCCGATGCCGGCCCGGCCGCACCGATCCTGACCAACCGGATCACCGAGCAGGCCCGGCGTATCATCGAAACCGGAAAGAGCGAGTTCATCCCCGACGATCTGGACCTGCAGCGACCGCTGGATCAGCTGCCCGGGGTCGTCCGGGAAGATGCCCTGGCCAGCTGGCAGAACCTGGTCCGCAGGAACCGGGACCGCCACGGACTGGATTACGAAGCCATTCTCCACACCTTTGCCGAAAACCAGGAGGTGGCCGTGGTGGTCGATCCTGTCCACGGTGCAGCCCGCAACTATATCCGGCCGCTTCTGGGCAATCCCGACACCAGTGTGCCGAAGGCAGACGACCGACTCACGGTCCTGCGCGACACCCCCGACGTAACCTTTGGCGGCATCGCCCCGGAACCGTCGTCGGAAAACATGCAGCCCACCATGGAGCTCCTTGGCAGGCGGACAGAACCGTTCAAGGTGGGGGCGGTGATCGATCCGGATGGGGACCGGATCCGGTTCACCGACGGCGAGATCGAGATTTCCATGAACCAGTTCGGAGCCATGGCCTACCATTTTCTCCACGAGATCAAGGGCAAACAGGGTATGGTCGCCAAGACCGTTGCCACCAGCAACCTGGCCAATGCCCTGGCAAAGTCCTTTGGCGAGGAGGTTTTTGAGCCCCGGGTGGGTTTCAAGGAGTTCAAGCCGGTGATCGGCCGGGCCCTGGTGTTCTTTGAAGAGTCCGACGGTATTTCCATCATCGGTCACACCCCGGAAAAAGACGCCTTTATCGGCCTGCTCCTGGCCCTGGACATGGTGCAGACCAGGAAGCAGAGCCTGGGGGCCTATCTTAGGGAAATCGAAGCGCGGTTCGGCTCCTATTTTCCGGCCCGGGACGGAGTGGCGGTAACCCTGCAGGGCGAGGAACTGACCCGGGCCCTGGACCAGCTGAAAAAATATGATGTCGGCACAACCATCCGGGTGGGTGAGGAAGAAAAGAGAATCAGGGAAGTCATTACCATCGACGGACGCAAGATGATCTTTGAAGACAATGCCTGGATCATGATCCGACCTTCAGGTACGGAACCCAAGGTTCGTTTCTACGTGGAAGCCAGAAACAGGGCAGAAACGCCACTTCTTGTCGAAGCGGCAAAATCCATGCTTGCCGAAATCGGTCTGTTGTCATAG
- the ppsA gene encoding phosphoenolpyruvate synthase, which yields MGAPNEKLILWFEEIGIEDVPIVGGKNASLGEMYQHLTSKGVKVPHGFAITAYAYQYLLKEAGVEQAIRDALEGLDTHDLRNLQERGEKVRNIIRNAEFPDDLRQAIIDSYRKMEEEYGEGLDVAVRSSATAEDLPDASFAGQQETYLNIRGPEALIDACKRCFASLFTNRAISYRHDKGFGQFDVYLSIVVQKMARSDAASSGVMFSIDTESGFEDAVFITGAWGLGENVVQGAVNPDEYYVFKPTLKQGKRPIVGKRVGTKEIKMVYNDDPGADEPVKNVPTTPEERGMYVITDDEIIQLARWACIIEDHYGKGMDIEWAKDGDGVNVGTGELFIVQARPETVHSQANKNMMETYVLKETGKVLVQGQAVGAKIGQGVARVLEDVSDIHDFKAGEVLVTDMTDPDWEPIMKIAGAIVTNRGGRTCHAAIISRELGIPCVIGTENGSKVIQTGQEVTVSCAEGETGNVYEGLLKYEVERLDLDNIPETRTKIMMNVGIPEKAFTEGQIPNDGVGLAREEFIINSHIGIHPLALYNFEELKARAASDPEIATIVEQIEARTTAYPDDKKQFFIDKLAEGVGRIGAGFYPKDVIVRLSDFKSNEYANLIGGQLYEPVESNPMIGWRGASRYYDDKYKPAFELECMALLKARNDMGLTNIKLMVPFCRTPEEGKKVIEVMREFGLVQGENDLEVYVMCEIPSNVISADAFADVFDGFSIGSNDLTQLTLGLDRDSDLVAHIYDERNEAVKTMIRMVIDTAKRRGRKIGICGQAPSDFPDFATFLVECGIDSMSLISDTIVKTRLLVAEKEKELGIAPN from the coding sequence ATGGGAGCACCGAACGAAAAACTTATCCTCTGGTTCGAAGAGATCGGTATCGAGGATGTGCCGATAGTTGGCGGAAAGAACGCCTCCTTGGGAGAGATGTACCAGCATCTCACTTCAAAGGGCGTCAAGGTACCCCACGGGTTCGCCATCACCGCCTATGCGTACCAGTACCTGCTCAAGGAAGCCGGTGTGGAACAGGCCATCAGGGACGCACTGGAAGGACTTGATACCCACGATCTGCGCAACCTGCAGGAGCGTGGCGAAAAGGTTCGGAATATCATTCGCAATGCCGAGTTTCCCGATGATCTCCGCCAGGCCATTATCGATTCCTACCGCAAGATGGAAGAGGAATACGGCGAAGGTCTCGATGTGGCTGTCCGTTCCTCGGCCACGGCCGAGGACCTGCCCGACGCCTCCTTTGCCGGCCAGCAGGAGACCTACCTCAACATCCGCGGCCCCGAGGCCCTGATCGACGCCTGCAAGCGCTGCTTTGCCAGCCTCTTCACCAACCGGGCCATCTCCTATCGGCATGACAAGGGCTTTGGCCAGTTCGATGTCTATCTTTCCATCGTGGTCCAGAAGATGGCCCGCTCCGATGCGGCCAGTTCCGGCGTCATGTTCTCCATCGACACCGAGTCCGGCTTCGAGGATGCGGTTTTCATCACCGGTGCCTGGGGCCTGGGTGAAAACGTGGTCCAGGGTGCGGTCAACCCGGACGAGTACTATGTGTTCAAGCCGACCCTCAAGCAGGGCAAGCGGCCCATTGTCGGCAAGCGGGTGGGAACAAAGGAAATCAAGATGGTCTATAACGACGATCCGGGTGCCGACGAACCGGTCAAGAATGTGCCGACCACCCCGGAAGAGCGCGGCATGTACGTGATCACCGACGACGAGATCATACAACTCGCCAGGTGGGCCTGCATCATCGAAGACCATTACGGCAAGGGGATGGACATCGAGTGGGCCAAGGATGGTGACGGGGTCAATGTGGGCACCGGCGAGCTCTTTATCGTCCAGGCCCGGCCCGAGACCGTCCACTCCCAGGCCAACAAGAACATGATGGAGACCTATGTCCTCAAGGAAACCGGCAAGGTCCTGGTCCAGGGGCAGGCCGTCGGCGCCAAGATCGGCCAGGGTGTGGCCCGGGTTCTCGAGGACGTCAGCGATATCCATGACTTCAAGGCCGGCGAGGTCCTGGTCACCGACATGACCGATCCCGACTGGGAACCGATCATGAAGATCGCCGGCGCCATCGTCACCAACCGCGGCGGCCGGACCTGTCACGCGGCCATCATCTCCCGCGAGCTCGGTATCCCCTGCGTCATCGGCACCGAGAACGGCTCCAAGGTCATCCAGACCGGCCAGGAAGTGACGGTCAGCTGCGCCGAGGGCGAGACCGGCAATGTCTACGAGGGACTGCTCAAGTACGAAGTCGAGCGGCTCGATCTCGACAACATCCCCGAGACCCGCACCAAGATCATGATGAACGTCGGTATCCCGGAAAAGGCCTTCACCGAGGGCCAGATCCCCAACGACGGCGTCGGCCTGGCCCGCGAGGAGTTCATCATCAACTCCCATATCGGCATCCATCCCCTGGCCCTCTACAACTTCGAGGAGCTCAAGGCCAGAGCCGCCTCGGATCCGGAGATCGCCACCATCGTCGAGCAGATCGAGGCCAGGACCACGGCCTACCCGGACGACAAGAAGCAGTTCTTTATCGACAAGCTGGCCGAGGGCGTGGGCCGGATCGGCGCCGGTTTCTATCCCAAGGACGTCATCGTCCGGTTGTCCGACTTCAAGTCCAACGAGTACGCCAACCTGATCGGCGGCCAGCTCTACGAGCCGGTGGAATCCAACCCGATGATAGGCTGGCGCGGTGCCTCCCGGTATTACGACGACAAGTACAAGCCGGCCTTTGAGCTGGAGTGCATGGCCCTGCTCAAGGCCAGAAACGACATGGGGCTCACCAACATCAAGCTGATGGTACCGTTCTGCCGGACCCCGGAAGAAGGAAAGAAGGTCATTGAGGTAATGCGTGAGTTCGGCCTGGTCCAGGGCGAGAACGACCTGGAGGTCTACGTCATGTGCGAGATTCCCTCCAACGTCATCTCCGCCGATGCCTTTGCCGATGTCTTTGACGGCTTCTCCATCGGTTCCAACGACCTGACCCAGCTGACGCTCGGCCTGGATCGGGATTCCGACCTGGTGGCCCATATCTACGACGAGCGCAACGAGGCGGTCAAGACCATGATCCGCATGGTGATCGACACCGCCAAGCGCCGCGGCCGGAAAATCGGCATCTGCGGCCAGGCGCCGTCGGACTTCCCGGATTTCGCCACCTTCCTGGTTGAGTGTGGCATCGACTCCATGAGCCTGATCTCCGACACCATTGTCAAGACCAGGCTGCTGGTGGCAGAGAAGGAAAAAGAGCTGGGCATTGCTCCGAACTAA
- a CDS encoding Trm112 family protein has product MIKKELLDILACPKCKGPVSLTEKQDGLICSQCSLIYPIRDDIPIMLIDEARPLKRNGTSTESS; this is encoded by the coding sequence ATGATAAAAAAAGAACTGCTCGATATCCTCGCCTGTCCCAAATGCAAGGGACCTGTCTCCCTGACCGAGAAACAAGATGGTCTGATCTGCAGCCAGTGCAGCCTGATCTATCCCATCCGTGATGACATCCCCATCATGCTCATCGACGAGGCCCGGCCCCTGAAGAGAAACGGTACCTCCACGGAAAGCTCCTGA
- a CDS encoding molybdopterin-binding protein encodes MITKKTIPVDQAVGMVLPHDITEIVKDEFKGRAFKKGHIIQPRDVEHLRRLGKENIYVLELGPGEIHENEAAALLAEALAGEGTQYSDDVVEGKITIKAACDGLLKINREALLELNLLGEVMCATLHDNTPVKRGEQVAATRLIPLVGERRLVDQAVRIAGGGEKIIRVLPLKKVRAGLVITGSEVFYGRIEDKFEKVLRTKLAKLGSEVGIVRFAPDDPQQIAAEIQACLDSGAELIVTSGGMSVDPDDVTRLGIREAGAEDMVYGSPVLPGAMFLVSRIGQVPVLGLPACGMFHSITVLDLLLPRILAGETIGRRELADMGHGGLCRNCKKCQYPVCPFGK; translated from the coding sequence ATGATCACCAAAAAAACCATTCCTGTAGATCAGGCCGTGGGCATGGTCCTGCCCCACGATATCACCGAAATAGTCAAGGATGAATTCAAGGGCCGGGCCTTTAAAAAAGGTCATATCATCCAGCCCCGGGACGTGGAACACCTGCGCCGACTGGGCAAGGAAAACATCTACGTCCTGGAACTGGGCCCTGGCGAAATCCATGAAAACGAAGCCGCGGCCCTGCTGGCTGAAGCCCTGGCAGGGGAGGGGACACAGTACAGCGACGACGTGGTGGAGGGCAAGATCACTATCAAGGCAGCCTGCGACGGGCTGCTCAAGATCAACCGGGAAGCGCTCCTGGAACTCAACCTCCTGGGTGAGGTCATGTGTGCCACCCTGCACGACAACACCCCGGTCAAGAGAGGCGAGCAGGTGGCAGCCACCCGCCTCATCCCCCTGGTAGGCGAGCGGAGACTCGTTGATCAGGCGGTGCGGATTGCCGGCGGCGGAGAAAAAATCATCCGGGTGCTGCCCCTGAAAAAGGTCCGGGCCGGACTGGTGATCACGGGCTCTGAAGTGTTTTACGGTCGAATCGAAGACAAGTTCGAGAAGGTCCTGCGGACCAAGCTTGCGAAACTTGGCTCCGAGGTCGGCATCGTTCGTTTTGCCCCGGACGATCCGCAGCAGATTGCGGCCGAGATCCAGGCCTGCCTGGACAGTGGTGCCGAGTTGATCGTCACCTCCGGCGGCATGTCCGTTGACCCCGATGATGTGACCCGGCTGGGCATTCGTGAGGCCGGGGCGGAAGACATGGTCTACGGTTCGCCTGTCCTGCCCGGGGCCATGTTTCTGGTCTCCCGCATAGGCCAGGTACCGGTGCTTGGCCTGCCGGCCTGTGGCATGTTCCACAGTATCACTGTGCTCGATCTTCTCCTGCCGCGTATCCTGGCCGGGGAAACTATCGGCCGGCGGGAACTGGCCGACATGGGCCACGGGGGGCTTTGCCGCAACTGTAAAAAATGCCAGTACCCGGTCTGTCCCTTCGGTAAGTGA
- the nifS gene encoding cysteine desulfurase NifS yields the protein MDCGSDKVIYMDNNATTKIAPEVVDAMMPFLTDCYGNPSSMHTFGGQVGRYIEEARQSVADLIGAEPEEIVFTSCGTESDSTAILSALQTFPDKRHVVTTRVEHPAVKNLCENLDNLTGHKHRITRLPVESDGTLDLKRYEEALSDDTAIVSVMWANNETGVIFPVEEMAAMARERGILFHTDAVQAVGKIPINMTTNAVDFLSLSGHKLHAPKGVGVLYIRKGTPFIPFLNGGHQERGRRGGTENVASIIGLGRACSLAAEKMDEENTRVRALRDKLEKGLLSSIPKSLLNGHPTLRLPNTTNISFEFVEGEAILLHMNRYNICASSGSACTSGSLEPSHVLRAMGVPFTAAHGSIRFSLSIYNTEEEVDFVLDKMPGIIENLRQMSPFWNNGEA from the coding sequence ATGGATTGCGGCAGTGATAAAGTCATCTACATGGATAACAACGCCACCACCAAGATAGCTCCGGAGGTGGTGGATGCCATGATGCCGTTTCTCACCGACTGTTACGGCAACCCCTCGTCCATGCACACCTTTGGCGGCCAGGTCGGCCGCTACATCGAAGAGGCGCGCCAGTCGGTGGCCGACCTGATCGGAGCCGAGCCGGAAGAGATCGTCTTCACCAGCTGCGGCACGGAAAGCGACTCCACCGCCATTCTCTCGGCCCTGCAGACCTTTCCCGACAAACGGCACGTGGTGACCACCCGGGTGGAGCATCCGGCGGTGAAAAATCTCTGCGAGAACCTGGACAACCTCACCGGCCACAAACACCGGATCACCAGGCTGCCGGTGGAATCGGACGGTACCCTGGACCTGAAGCGCTACGAAGAGGCCTTGAGCGATGACACGGCCATTGTCTCTGTCATGTGGGCCAACAATGAAACCGGGGTCATCTTTCCGGTGGAGGAGATGGCGGCCATGGCCCGGGAACGGGGGATTCTCTTTCATACCGATGCGGTCCAGGCCGTGGGCAAGATCCCGATCAACATGACCACCAATGCGGTGGACTTCCTGTCCCTGTCCGGCCACAAACTGCACGCGCCCAAAGGCGTGGGGGTTCTCTACATCCGCAAAGGCACCCCGTTCATCCCCTTTCTCAATGGTGGCCACCAGGAGCGGGGCCGCCGGGGCGGCACCGAGAACGTAGCCTCCATCATCGGCCTTGGCCGGGCCTGCAGTCTGGCAGCGGAAAAGATGGACGAGGAGAACACCCGGGTCCGGGCCCTGCGTGACAAGCTGGAGAAAGGGTTACTGAGTTCCATCCCCAAATCCCTCCTGAACGGCCACCCGACCCTGCGGCTGCCCAACACCACCAACATCAGCTTCGAGTTCGTCGAGGGTGAGGCGATCCTCCTGCATATGAACCGTTATAACATCTGCGCCTCGTCCGGCTCTGCCTGTACCTCGGGCTCGCTGGAGCCGTCCCATGTGCTCCGGGCCATGGGCGTCCCGTTCACCGCGGCCCACGGATCCATCCGTTTCAGCCTCTCCATCTACAATACCGAGGAAGAAGTGGATTTTGTTCTGGACAAAATGCCGGGCATCATAGAAAACCTGCGGCAGATGTCGCCGTTCTGGAATAACGGTGAGGCGTGA